In Juglans regia cultivar Chandler chromosome 13, Walnut 2.0, whole genome shotgun sequence, the following proteins share a genomic window:
- the LOC109003959 gene encoding putative receptor-like protein kinase At4g00960, which produces MDKSKSFIQHLIKPFKIKSSKDRKNEEDLERIARQEQKLFPYETLVAATKDFHPTHKLGQGGFGPVYKGKLNDGREIAVKKLSHSSNQGMKEFMNEAKLLARVQHRNVVNLLGYCVHGEEKLLVYEYVSNESLDKFIFKSNRREELDWKRRFDIIAGIARGLLYLHEDSHNCIIHRDIKASNVLLDDKWVPKIADFGMARLFPEDETHVNTRVAGTNGYMAPEYVMHGNLSVKADVFSFGVLVLELISGQRNSSLSFNVDAQNLLDWAYKLFKKGRSLELMDPTLASSAATEQVAMCIQLGLLCTQGDPQLRPTMRRVVVMLSKKHVNMEEPSRPGVPGSRYRRSRRPPGMSSSVGTSGESDTHTSDSTTNTNSATATSSATPRFDPHGKRPMLS; this is translated from the exons ATGGACAAGTCGAAGAGTTTCATTCAGCATCTCATCAAGCCcttcaaaatcaaatcaagcAAAG acagaaaaaatgaagaagatttgGAGAGGATTGCTCGACAGGAGCAGAAGCTATTTCCATATGAGACCTTAGTTGCAGCCACTAAAGATTTTCACCCAACTCACAAGCTCGGCCAAGGTGGATTTGGACCCGTTTACAAG GGGAAGTTGAATGATGGAAGGGAGATTGCCGTGAAGAAGCTCTCACACAGCTCAAACCAAGGGATGAAAGAATTTATGAATGAAGCTAAGTTGTTGGCACGTGTTCAACATCGGAATGTTGTGAATTTGTTGGGGTATTGCGTTCATGGGGAGGAGAAGCTACTCGTTTATGAGTATGTCTCTAATGAGAGCCTCGACAAATTTATATTCA AATCCAACAGAAGAGAGGAACTTGATTGGAAGCGGAGGTTCGACATAATTGCAGGCATTGCACGGGGCTTGCTTTACCTTCATGAAGACTCGCATAATTGCATCATCCACCGAGACATCAAGGCCAGCAACGTTTTACTTGATGATAAGTGGGTTCCTAAGATTGCTGATTTTGGCATGGCCCGCCTCTTCCCAGAAGATGAAACGCATGTCAACACCCGTGTGGCCGGCACCAA CGGATATATGGCTCCAGAGTATGTCATGCATGGAAATCTGTCGGTAAAGGCTGATGTATTCAGTTTCGGGGTTCTGGTTTTAGAGCTAATCAGCGGGCAGAGGAACTCCTCGCTCAGCTTTAATGTGGATGCACAGAATCTACTTGACTGG GCATACAAGCTTTTTAAGAAAGGTAGGAGCTTGGAGCTCATGGACCCCACGTTAGCATCATCTGCAGCCACAGAGCAAGTAGCAATGTGCATTCAACTAGGGCTGCTATGCACACAAGGCGATCCGCAACTACGACCCACCATGCGTCGTGTGGTGGTGATGCTATCAAAGAAACATGTCAATATGGAAGAACCCTCGAGACCAGGAGTGCCGGGATCTCGGTACCGAAGATCCCGGAGGCCTCCTGGAATGTCTTCCTCCGTAGGAACTTCCGGGGAATCAGATACACATACTTCTGACTCCACCACTAATACCAACAGCGCAACGGCAACCAGTTCGGCTACCCCTAGATTTGACCCTCATGGGAAACGTCCGATGCTAAGTTAG